In Jatrophihabitans endophyticus, one DNA window encodes the following:
- a CDS encoding AAA family ATPase: MTEQQQAPAADPDAAHAALVRLRGEVGKAVVGQDAAVTGVLIGLLCRGHVLIEGVPGTAKTLLVRALAAALDLTTTRIQFTADLMPGDVTGSLVYDAATSRFAFREGPVFTNLLLADEINRTPPKTQSALLEAMEERQVTVEGTPRPLPDPFCVIATQNPVEYEGTYPLPEAQLDRFLVKVMMPLPDRETENRVVAAHAAGFDPRDLAGAGVRPVASAADLAAAAAAIRRTHVDPAVLQYLVELARATREAPAVTLGASPRGATALLATSRAWAWLAGRDYVTPDDVQSLVRPTFRHRLQLRPEAEIEGVTVDGVLETVLATVPAPR, encoded by the coding sequence ATGACCGAGCAGCAGCAGGCACCGGCAGCAGACCCCGACGCCGCGCACGCGGCCCTCGTCCGGCTGCGCGGCGAGGTCGGCAAGGCGGTGGTCGGGCAGGACGCCGCGGTCACCGGCGTGCTCATCGGGTTGCTGTGCCGCGGCCACGTCCTCATCGAAGGGGTGCCCGGGACGGCGAAGACCCTACTGGTCCGCGCGCTCGCCGCGGCCCTCGACCTCACCACCACGCGCATCCAGTTCACCGCGGACCTCATGCCCGGCGACGTCACCGGCTCGCTCGTCTACGACGCCGCGACGAGCCGCTTCGCGTTCCGCGAGGGGCCGGTCTTCACGAACCTGCTGCTCGCCGACGAGATCAACCGGACGCCGCCGAAGACGCAGTCCGCGCTGCTGGAGGCGATGGAGGAGCGGCAGGTGACGGTGGAGGGCACGCCGCGCCCGCTGCCCGACCCGTTCTGCGTGATCGCGACCCAGAACCCCGTCGAGTACGAGGGCACCTACCCGCTGCCCGAGGCACAGCTCGACCGCTTCCTGGTCAAGGTGATGATGCCGCTGCCGGACCGGGAGACGGAGAACCGCGTGGTGGCCGCGCACGCGGCGGGCTTCGACCCGCGCGACCTCGCCGGTGCCGGCGTGCGGCCGGTGGCGTCCGCCGCCGACCTCGCCGCCGCGGCCGCCGCGATCCGTCGCACCCACGTCGACCCCGCCGTCCTGCAGTACCTCGTCGAGCTCGCCCGCGCGACGCGCGAGGCACCGGCCGTGACGTTGGGGGCGTCGCCGCGCGGCGCGACCGCTCTGCTCGCCACTTCGCGGGCGTGGGCGTGGCTCGCCGGTCGCGACTACGTGACGCCCGACGACGTGCAGTCGCTGGTGCGTCCGACGTTCCGGCACCGACTGCAGCTGCGTCCGGAGGCCGAGATCGAGGGCGTCACGGTCGACGGTGTGCTCGAGACGGTGCTCGCGACCGTCCCCGCGCCGCGCTGA